The Prosthecobacter fusiformis sequence GGTTGCGAAAAGTCAGGTCCTTGTCCGCATTCGCCTGCGTGATCATCGTCTCCAGCCATCCAAAATGCTGAGATCGATCCGGCAGGACATTGCCCAGAATGGCGATGGAATCCCCCTTCTGGAACTGGACCTGCGCCACCAATGGCGCAGCGAAGCCAAGAACGGCGAATAAAATAGAGAAGCTGGTTTTCATACAAGGTTGGAACAAGGCGGGCGAGTGGATACGGCCCGGAGGCCGTTTCCTTTCCGCACTGTCACCCAACATCCCTCGCGAGAGGCCAGAACCGGACAGTCAAACTCCTGCTTTTCTCGCCGGAGATCACAAAAAAATCCATCACGTTAGCAATACATACTCAGGCCGTTTCAGATCCCGGCGCTTTCAAGTTTTTATACCATGTCCGAACTGGCGTGAGCATCAAATGCATGGTGGCCAGCACGAACGCTGGCGCGAAGACCAGCAGTCTCATCGGCGACATATCCTCCTCAAGCCTATTCCAGGAGGGAACAAAGATGGCTGAGATCACAGCGACTACATCGACGGAGACAATAGCCACCATCAAAAACATCTGAAAGCCGAGACACCGCACCAAAAACCAAACGAACAAAACCAGATTTAACCTCACCGCAATCACCGGATAACCCAGGACAAGCTCCGGCAAAAAACGACCGATTAACTCACGTTGGAGCAACAGGCCTAACAAATAAACGCCAAACCAGATCCACCCCAAGAGCCTTTGTGACTTCGTAAAGTAACGAGGCCTCATCCACCAGATCCAAAAAGCGGGAAAAATGACCATTCCGATCCAAAAGAAAATACGTCCCCGCGTAGTCTCCAGATCGTGTGGATAATCATTCATATGCTGAGCTTCGCCGATTGGCCTTACTTCGGCAACATGGTGAAATACTGCTCTTCCATCTGTTTCACCTTGGTGCGAAGGGGATCGAGCTGGGGTTCCATTTTGGCGAGTTCGGTGGTGATTTCGGCGAGGTTTTTATCGCGGACAGGGATGTCTTTTTCGGCGGCGGCGATGGCGGCTTCGGACTCGGTCTTTTTCTTTTTCGCGGCTTCGAGTGCGGTGATGGACTGGCCGACTTCGAGTTTCTTGGCTTCGACAATTTTGGTCTCGGCGTCGAGCTTCGCGTGAGCTTCGGCGAAGGCGGCTTCGAGCGGCGGTTGGGCGGCTTTCAGTTGGGCGATGACCGCATTGATCGGGGCGGCTTTGGCTCCAAATTCAGCTTCCAGGGCGGCAGGGATGGCTTGCTTGGCAGCCAGAGCAGCCTGCTGGGCGGCGATTTCTTTGCTGATGCTTTCATGCTGACCGCGATGAGGAGCGACGGCTTTTTCGGCAGCAGCCAGTTCGGCTTTGGCAGCAGGTATCTGCTTCTCTGCCTGGGCGGCGGCAGCAGTGGCATTGGTTAGGTCTGCTTTGGTCTTCGCGACGACATTGCGTGAATCGGTGAGCACCTTCTGTGCGGCCTCATTGGCTGCGCGACGGGCATCGAATTCGCCCTGGGCATCGGCCAGTTTCAGAGTGGCCTCGGTGGCTTGTTTTTCAGCGGCAGCCTGCTTGGCCTGAGCGGCGGAAAGTGCCTGCTCATGAGGCGCGGCATCTTCATTTTTGGCCTTGGCATCGGCCAGTGCTTTTTCAGCCTGGGCTACTTCGGCACGGGCAGACTGAATGGCACGGCCAGAGTTAGCCGTGGCGAGACGCACTTCGGCCAATGCCTTGTCGGCAGCCTGGAGATCCTCGGTGATTTTGGCCAAGGGAGCCTCGGCATCAGCAACGCCTTTTTCCTGGGCTGGCAGTGCAGCCGTGAGGTCGGCAGCGGACTTTTTAGCGGCCGCAAGATCCGCCTCAAACTTGGTGACATTGGCCAGCTTGCTCTTCACCTGCTCTTCTGGAGCTTTGAGTGCGGCAGCGACTTCAGCCAGTTTTTTAACCAGAGGATCAATGGCTTTTTGGATGTCCTCGGCAGACTTTTTGGAGGCGGCGATGCCATCGTCACGAACCTTGGCAAGAGCGGCGACTTCGGCCTCGCGGGCAGCGAGGGTTTTCTTATGCTCATCCAGCTTGGCCGCAGCCGCTGCATCCGCGGTGCGAGTGGGTGTGGTGGCAGCCTCGAGGCCTTCGAGTTCAGCCTTCAGCTTGGCCAGGGTGGCCTCATGCTGAGGGATCTGATTGGTGGCTTCGGCGATGGCTTTTGTGGATGACTCGATGCGTGCAAAGTTGGCAGCCTTAGCTTCTTCGTTCTCTTTCTTGGCGGCTGTGTAATCGTTAAAGTCGCCTTCCAGCTTGGCCAGCTTTTCCTTCTCGGTTAGGACACCGACATTGAACTGGGCAGCCTTCAAAACCGTGGGCAGTTTTTGCATCACGGCGATCTGGCTCTTGTGGTCGGCAAGCTGGGCTTCGAGGGGTGGCAAAGCAGCCTTTGCATCCGCGACCTGCTTCTCATTGTCTGCGATGTTTTTCGGCCAGGCTTCGAGGCCCTTCTTCAGACCCGGCAGTTGCTTTTCCTTGGCAGGCTTGGCAGCTTTCAAAGCGGCAACTTGGTCCTGAGCGGCTTTGATGGCCTTGTCGAAATCAGCGATGGGCTGAGGTGCGGCAGCGGTGGCCTGTTTCAGAGCCTCCAGCTTGCCAGTTTGCTCGCCAATGGCTTGGGTAAGTTCGGCCACTTTTGGCGCGTCTTCAGGCTTGGTGAGGGCGGCTTTGTCAGCATTCAGCTTGGCCAATGCAGCCTCAATGTTTTTGATTTCAGCCAGGGATTGCTCATGTGTTTTGAGGAGGGCGACCTGCGCATCCTTTTTGGCCTGCGCCTCGGGCACGGTCTTTTCAGCCGCGGCGATCTGGGCTGGAAGATTCTTGACCTCCTCCTCTAGCGCGGCAACAGCAGCCTGGGCATCGGCGGCTTTTTTCTTGGTTTCGGCAAGCCGGGCTTCGGCTGCTGGAACAGCTTCCTGCGCCGCCTTCAATTTAGCTTCCACTTCAGGCAACTGGCTGACGAGTGTGGCGGCCATTTTTTCAGACTCGACGATCCGTTGAGCAATGAGCGGCGGATTGCTGGAAAGCTGGCCTTTTTCAAGCATCTTGGCCTCTACAGACCAGACTTTAATCTCGCCCCGCCAGTTGGCAGAAACAGCCGTTTTGGAATCGTGAAGGGCGACTACTTTGGTGACGATATCACCCTGGCTGGCGGCTTCGCCAATCTTGGTGCCATTCATGTCCCAGGTGCGGATGAGTCCGTCATTGCCACTGGAGACAAGGCGGCCATCGGGAGTGAAGGACACAGACTGGACACCACCGCCATGGGCGGCCCAATTCTTGACCTGCTTGCCCTCGTTCATTTCCCAAAGACTGATGGTACCGTCCATGGAGCTGGAGGCGAGGATATTGGAATCCGCGCGCCAAGCGAGATCTGTGCAGGAGGCTTTGTGCTGACCCAGGACATAAAATTCACCGCCATTGGAGGCTTCCCAAACCATGACATTGCCATTGCGGTCTGAGGTGGCGAGCAAGACACCATCGGGACTGAAGGCAGTGCCCATGATCCATTCAGTATGCTTGCTGATCATGTAGAGCTCTTCACCAGTGGCGGTGTCGTACACCTTTACCTTTTTGGAGGGGCTACCAATGACGACCATCTTTTGATCGGGGCTGATGTCAGCACTCATGACCTGGTCAAACTCCTTGCCGATTTCGACAATGCGTTTGCCCGTCTTTACATCCCACACAATCGCATGGCCGAGCTTGCCGCCTTTGCCGCCGCCCATGATGAGGAGGGAGCCGTTGCGGCTGAAGCTGAGGCTGCGTGCATACCCTTCCTCATAGGGGAAAATGCCAGCGAGCTGGCGGGTATCCGTATCATAGAGCAGGATCTGCTTGGTCCCGGCCACGGCCATGAGGGAAGTCCAGGGACTGGCGGCCATGGCGATGACGGCAGTGGTACGTGGAGTCACAATAACAGGCTCCAGCAGCACGTGCTCAGGCTTGGCAATGGGGCCTTCAGGCCTGCCGCTGGTGACGGTGACGGCCATTTCCACTTTTGGTTTGGCGGATTTTTTGGCGACGCTGGACTTCGTCTCCAGCAAACCGCCGCTGATCCATTTGGCGAGGATCTCGAGTTCTTTGGCATTCAGAGGAGCACCTTCAGGTGGCATGAATGGCTCTTCCTTTTTGGCACAGGTGGCCCAGAGGCGGCTGGCATCCGAGTTACCCGCATCCACGATGGCACCCCCGCCACCCCCGGTCATGAGAGCACCAAAGCTGGTTAGGTCGAGGTCGCCTTTCTTTTTGTCTGGGCTGTGGCAGGAAAAACATTTGTTCTCCAGCAAGGGACGAACGTGGTCCTCATAAGTGATCTTTTCGGCATCTTGGGCGACCGCAGCGGCGGCAGAGAAGAGGCTGAGTGAAAGGATCTTAGCGTGGGTCTTCATGGGGGAACAGAATGCAAGGGACGAGCGACCAAACCAGCGGACAGGAGTGTCCGCGCTCCCTTCAGGGATCTTGGCGTGGGTCTTCATGGGGAGGCGGAGACAATGAGGGATCAGAGGATGCGGACGAGGGCGTCCGCGCTCCGGGTGAGATGGTTGCGGACGAGGGCGTCTGCACTCCATGGGTTTAATGATTGAAGTAAAACTCTTTGGAGTTCATGAGGGCCCAGAAGACGTCTTCGAGGGCC is a genomic window containing:
- a CDS encoding c-type cytochrome domain-containing protein; this encodes MKTHAKILSLSLFSAAAAVAQDAEKITYEDHVRPLLENKCFSCHSPDKKKGDLDLTSFGALMTGGGGGAIVDAGNSDASRLWATCAKKEEPFMPPEGAPLNAKELEILAKWISGGLLETKSSVAKKSAKPKVEMAVTVTSGRPEGPIAKPEHVLLEPVIVTPRTTAVIAMAASPWTSLMAVAGTKQILLYDTDTRQLAGIFPYEEGYARSLSFSRNGSLLIMGGGKGGKLGHAIVWDVKTGKRIVEIGKEFDQVMSADISPDQKMVVIGSPSKKVKVYDTATGEELYMISKHTEWIMGTAFSPDGVLLATSDRNGNVMVWEASNGGEFYVLGQHKASCTDLAWRADSNILASSSMDGTISLWEMNEGKQVKNWAAHGGGVQSVSFTPDGRLVSSGNDGLIRTWDMNGTKIGEAASQGDIVTKVVALHDSKTAVSANWRGEIKVWSVEAKMLEKGQLSSNPPLIAQRIVESEKMAATLVSQLPEVEAKLKAAQEAVPAAEARLAETKKKAADAQAAVAALEEEVKNLPAQIAAAEKTVPEAQAKKDAQVALLKTHEQSLAEIKNIEAALAKLNADKAALTKPEDAPKVAELTQAIGEQTGKLEALKQATAAAPQPIADFDKAIKAAQDQVAALKAAKPAKEKQLPGLKKGLEAWPKNIADNEKQVADAKAALPPLEAQLADHKSQIAVMQKLPTVLKAAQFNVGVLTEKEKLAKLEGDFNDYTAAKKENEEAKAANFARIESSTKAIAEATNQIPQHEATLAKLKAELEGLEAATTPTRTADAAAAAKLDEHKKTLAAREAEVAALAKVRDDGIAASKKSAEDIQKAIDPLVKKLAEVAAALKAPEEQVKSKLANVTKFEADLAAAKKSAADLTAALPAQEKGVADAEAPLAKITEDLQAADKALAEVRLATANSGRAIQSARAEVAQAEKALADAKAKNEDAAPHEQALSAAQAKQAAAEKQATEATLKLADAQGEFDARRAANEAAQKVLTDSRNVVAKTKADLTNATAAAAQAEKQIPAAKAELAAAEKAVAPHRGQHESISKEIAAQQAALAAKQAIPAALEAEFGAKAAPINAVIAQLKAAQPPLEAAFAEAHAKLDAETKIVEAKKLEVGQSITALEAAKKKKTESEAAIAAAEKDIPVRDKNLAEITTELAKMEPQLDPLRTKVKQMEEQYFTMLPK